A genomic region of Zea mays cultivar B73 chromosome 6, Zm-B73-REFERENCE-NAM-5.0, whole genome shotgun sequence contains the following coding sequences:
- the LOC100191675 gene encoding putative cytochrome P450 superfamily protein precursor → MEAIHLAYVLVFLLPILLLRLRRRGPPPVKRPRTTTAHCPHPSPVLGNTLHFIRNRRRFFDWYADMLRAAPSGAIEAWGPLGAGHAVTTASPADVDHLLRSSFDKYAKGALFRDATADLIGDGLFAADGRLWSLQRKLASHAFSSRSLRRFTDGVLDVHLRRRFLPLLDAAARDGGAVDLQDALRRFGFRTICHVAFGVEGLDDDARRQDALFAAFDAAVEISFRRALTPATFVRRLTKLLDVGKSRRLREAVHAIDDYAMSVVESKVARRRNSLDDGAADLLSRFMAAMDDGGGSDSELGAMFPTPAAKLRFLRDVVVTFVLAGKDTTSSALTWFFWLLAANPRCERRAHEEAASCCGDGGDVKGMHYLHAAITEAMRLYPPVPFNGRVAVRDDVLPSGAALRAGWYANYSAYAMGRMEKLWGKDCLEFVPERWLGEGGEFVPVDAARFPVFHAGPRVCLGKEMAYVQMKTVAAAVLRRFRLDVVAPVANMEAPPAYEMTATMKMKGGLLVRLCSRED, encoded by the coding sequence ATGGAAGCAATCCACCTTGCCTACGTGCTCGTCTTCCTCTTGCCCATCCTCCTCCTCCGTCTCCGGCGCCGCGGGCCTCCTCCAGTCAAGCGGCCACGAACAACGACGGCCCACTGCCCGCACCCCAGCCCGGTCCTGGGCAACACCCTCCACTTCATCCGCAACCGCCGCCGCTTCTTCGACTGGTACGCGGACATGCTCCGCGCCGCGCCGTCCGGTGCCATCGAGGCGTGGGGGCCCTTGGGCGCGGGCCACGCCGTCACCACCGCCAGCCCGGCCGACGTCGACCACCTCCTGCGCTCCAGCTTCGACAAGTACGCCAAGGGCGCGCTCTTCCGCGACGCCACCGCGGATCTCATCGGCGACGGGCTCTTCGCCGCCGACGGCCGCCTCTGGAGCCTCCAGCGGAAGCTGGCGTCGCACGCCTTCTCGTCCCGCTCGCTCCGCCGGTTCACCGACGGCGTCCTCGACGTGCACCTGCGCCGCCGCTTCCTGCCGCTCCTGGACGCCGCAGCCAGGGACGGCGGGGCCGTGGACCTGCAGGACGCGCTGCGCCGGTTCGGGTTCCGCACCATCTGCCACGTCGCGTTCGGCGTGGAGGGCCTGGACGACGACGCCAGGAGGCAGGATGCGCTCTTCGCGGCGTTCGACGCGGCCGTCGAGATCTCCTTCCGGCGCGCGCTCACGCCGGCCACGTTCGTGCGGCGGCTCACCAAGCTGCTCGACGTTGGCAAGTCGCGCCGGCTCCGAGAGGCCGTCCATGCCATCGACGACTACGCCATGTCCGTCGTCGAATCCAAGGTGGCGCGTCGGAGGAACAGCCTCGACGACGGGGCCGCGGACCTGCTGTCGCGGTTCATGGCGGCCATggacgacggcggcggcagcgACAGCGAGCTCGGCGCCATGTTCCCCACGCCAGCGGCCAAGCTCCGGTTCCTGCGGGACGTGGTCGTCACCTTCGTACTCGCCGGGAAGGACACGACGTCGTCGGCGCTGACCTGGTTCTTCTGGCTCCTCGCCGCCAACCCGCGGTGCGAGCGGCGCGCCCACGAGGAGGCCGCGTCGTGCTGCGGTGACGGCGGCGACGTGAAGGGGATGCACTACCTGCACGCCGCGATCACCGAGGCGATGCGGCTGTACCCGCCGGTGCCGTTCAACGGGCGGGTCGCGGTGCGCGACGACGTGCTGCCGAGCGGCGCGGCTCTGCGAGCCGGTTGGTACGCCAACTACTCGGCGTACGCGATGGGCCGGATGGAGAAGCTGTGGGGCAAGGACTGCTTGGAGTTCGTGCCGGAGCGGTGGCTAGGCGAGGGCGGCGAGTTCGTGCCGGTCGACGCCGCGCGGTTCCCGGTGTTCCACGCTGGGCCGCGGGTGTGCCTCGGGAAGGAGATGGCGTACGTGCAGATGAAGACGGTCGCCGCGGCCGTGCTCCGGAGGTTTAGGTTGGACGTGGTGGCGCCGGTGGCTAACATGGAGGCGCCGCCGGCGTACGAGATGACGGCAACGATGAAGATGAAAGGAGGGCTGTTGGTGCGGCTCTGCAGTCGGGAAGACTAG
- the LOC100273477 gene encoding Annexin D4-like — protein sequence MADEVQQLTRAFSGLGGLGVDEPAMVSALARWRGQPEKRSAFRKGFPGFFSSHGGDMDRREEEYMLHLAAEFARFRDLVVLWATHPWERDARLAHHVLHHHHHHPPAVVVEVACARSADELLGARRAYQALFHRSLEEDVAHRARDKPYCSLLVGLVSAYRYEGPRVDKEVAKAEAEALGAAVKRAGNGKLVENDEVLRILTTRSKPHLVQTFMYYKEMHGRHVEEDLRQRGEETLLETVLCLVAPAKYFSQVIEGALRDSADHHGKEALTRVAVTRSDHDMDDIRAAYHQQFGAKLEDVIAAKAHGHYRDALLSLVGAGNSSV from the exons ATGGCCGACGAAGTGCAGCAActcaccagggccttctcag GCCTTGGCGGGCTCGGCGTGGACGAGCCGGCGATGGTGTCGGCGCTGGCACGGTGGCGCGGGCAGCCCGAGAAGCGGTCCGCGTTCCGCAAGGGATTCCCGGGCTTCTTCAGCAGCCACGGCGGCGACATGGACCGGCGCGAGGAGGAGTACATGCTGCACCTGGCCGCCGAGTTCGCGCGGTTCAGGGACCTGGTGGTGCTGTGGGCGACGCACCCGTGGGAGCGCGACGCGCGGCTGGCGCACCACGtcctgcaccaccaccaccaccacccgccCGCCGTCGTCGTGGAGGTCGCCTGCGCGCGGTCCGCCGACGAGCTGCTGGGCGCGCGCCGGGCGTACCAGGCGCTCTTCCACCGCTCCCTCGAGGAGGACGTCGCGCACCGCGCCCGGGACAAGCCCTACTGCAGC CTGCTGGTCGGGCTGGTGAGCGCGTACAGGTACGAGGGCCCACGGGTGGACAAGGAGGTGGCGAAGGCGGAGGCCGAGGCGCTGGGTGCCGCCGTGAAGCGCGCCGGGAACGGGAAGCTGGTGGAGAACGACGAGGTGCTCCGCATCCTGACCACCAGGAGCAAGCCCCACCTCGTGCAGACGTTCATGTACTACAAGGAGATGCACGGCAGGCACGTCGAGGAGGACCTGCGCCAACGCGGGGAGGAGACCCTGCTGGAGACCGTGCTCTGCCTCGTCGCGCCGGCCAAGTACTTCAGCCAG GTGATTGAGGGCGCGCTGAGGGACAGCGCCGACCACCACGGGAAGGAGGCCCTGACGAGGGTGGCGGTGACGCGGTCGGACCACGACATGGACGACATCAGAGCCGCCTACCACCAGCAGTTCGGGGCCAAGCTGGAGGACGTCATCGCGGCCAAGGCGCACGGACACTACAGGGACGCGCTGCTCTCCTTGGTGGGCGCCGGCAATTCATCAGTCTGA